In Mycobacterium sp. Aquia_216, a genomic segment contains:
- a CDS encoding DUF1990 family protein: MDLAALEELPLSYSEVGATAAGELPAGYGHLHVEKQIGTGQQRFDRAAEAVMRWGMQRGAGLRVRASSEVAAVDTVVLVRMGFLPAPCRVVYVIDEPDIRGFGYGTLQGHPESGEERFAVRRDPATDAVFAEVSAFSRPATWWSRLGGPVVSVAQRVIARRYLRGV; this comes from the coding sequence GTGGACCTAGCAGCGCTCGAGGAACTTCCGCTGAGTTACTCCGAGGTGGGCGCAACTGCCGCGGGCGAGCTGCCCGCGGGATACGGCCATCTTCACGTCGAGAAACAGATCGGCACCGGCCAGCAGCGCTTCGACCGAGCCGCCGAGGCGGTGATGCGGTGGGGCATGCAGCGCGGCGCCGGGCTACGGGTGCGGGCCAGCTCCGAGGTCGCCGCCGTCGACACGGTGGTGCTGGTGCGAATGGGTTTTCTGCCCGCGCCGTGCCGCGTCGTCTATGTGATCGACGAGCCCGACATCCGCGGTTTCGGCTACGGCACGCTGCAAGGCCATCCCGAATCGGGCGAGGAGCGGTTCGCCGTCCGCCGCGACCCGGCGACCGACGCGGTGTTCGCCGAGGTGTCGGCGTTCTCCCGGCCCGCGACCTGGTGGAGCAGGCTCGGGGGCCCGGTGGTGTCGGTGGCTCAGCGCGTCATCGCCAGGCGCTACCTGCGCGGGGTGTGA
- a CDS encoding aldo/keto reductase, producing MRFRRTFVGVTAQNSKTVAQASGTFTFGGDLTVNRLGFGAMRIVGKGVWGPPADRDECVRVLRRAVELGVDLFDTADSYGPYISEEIIREALYPYDDLVIATKAGFLRTGPDVWIEMGFPAYLRQEVEMSLRRLGVETIDLLQLHRVDPKWPLADQVGELAKLKDEGKIRHIGLSEINVDQLNEAQAITQVVSVQNMYNLTVRRAEPLLDAATEQGVGFIPYFPLAAGPLAAADGPLQRIAADHHATPSQLALAWLLKRSPVMLPIPGTSKVAHLEENVAAAEITLSDEEFETLAAAGAQ from the coding sequence ATGCGCTTCCGGCGTACCTTCGTAGGCGTGACTGCACAAAACTCGAAAACTGTTGCCCAAGCGTCTGGAACGTTCACCTTCGGCGGCGATTTGACTGTCAACCGTCTCGGGTTCGGGGCGATGCGCATCGTCGGTAAGGGCGTCTGGGGCCCACCCGCCGATCGCGACGAATGCGTCCGGGTGTTGCGACGCGCCGTCGAACTCGGCGTGGACCTCTTCGACACCGCAGACTCCTACGGCCCCTACATCTCCGAGGAGATCATCCGCGAGGCGCTGTACCCCTACGACGACCTGGTGATCGCGACCAAGGCCGGGTTTTTGCGGACCGGTCCGGACGTCTGGATCGAGATGGGTTTCCCGGCCTACCTGCGGCAGGAAGTTGAGATGAGCCTGCGCCGCCTGGGTGTGGAGACCATCGACCTTTTGCAGCTGCACCGCGTCGACCCCAAGTGGCCGCTGGCCGACCAGGTGGGCGAGCTGGCCAAGCTTAAGGACGAGGGCAAGATCCGCCACATCGGGCTCTCCGAGATCAACGTCGACCAGCTCAACGAGGCGCAGGCGATCACGCAGGTCGTGTCGGTGCAGAACATGTACAACCTGACGGTCCGCCGGGCCGAACCGCTGCTCGACGCCGCGACCGAACAGGGCGTCGGCTTCATCCCGTATTTCCCGCTGGCGGCCGGCCCGCTGGCGGCTGCCGACGGCCCGCTGCAACGCATCGCGGCCGATCACCACGCGACGCCGTCGCAGCTGGCGCTGGCCTGGCTGCTGAAGCGCTCGCCGGTGATGCTGCCCATTCCGGGCACCTCGAAAGTGGCACACCTGGAGGAGAACGTGGCCGCCGCCGAGATCACGCTCAGCGACGAGGAGTTCGAGACCCTGGCGGCTGCCGGAGCGCAGTAA
- a CDS encoding PaaI family thioesterase, which translates to MVGEHQQHPGGGFNPPEPTAKGGPDYGRFIDAVRKLQDHARAVDAPDEVITEAADTLEKLSALLSPYDADEWASPSGRRMDLPVRGNILTVPIGSRKTEDGRIEGWARFARFHLGRNGAVHGGSLGMLFDTVLGLTASVLTGSPRQRTAYLKINYRNIVPIEKELQFDAGIDRAEGRKIFVSGRLTDGDTLLTEADALFVKLKPGQP; encoded by the coding sequence CTGGTGGGCGAGCATCAGCAACACCCCGGCGGGGGATTCAACCCACCCGAACCGACGGCTAAGGGCGGGCCCGACTACGGCCGGTTCATCGACGCGGTACGCAAGCTGCAGGACCACGCGCGCGCCGTCGACGCGCCCGACGAGGTCATCACCGAGGCCGCGGACACGCTGGAGAAGCTGTCCGCGCTGCTGAGCCCGTACGACGCCGACGAATGGGCGTCGCCGTCGGGCCGCCGGATGGACCTGCCGGTGCGCGGCAACATCCTCACGGTCCCGATCGGGTCGCGCAAGACCGAGGACGGCCGCATCGAGGGCTGGGCGCGCTTCGCGAGATTTCACCTCGGGCGCAACGGCGCCGTGCATGGCGGGTCGCTGGGCATGCTGTTCGACACCGTGCTCGGCCTGACCGCGTCGGTGCTCACCGGCAGCCCCCGCCAGCGCACCGCGTACCTGAAAATCAACTACCGCAATATCGTGCCGATCGAAAAAGAGCTGCAGTTCGACGCCGGCATCGACCGGGCGGAGGGCCGCAAAATCTTTGTGTCGGGCCGGTTGACCGACGGCGACACGCTGCTGACCGAAGCCGATGCGTTGTTCGTGAAACTCAAGCCCGGCCAACCCTGA
- the thrS gene encoding threonine--tRNA ligase produces the protein MSVPAHPAAGADGGDPQHPAAPGLRSPQAPIRVPAGTTAAAAVGEAGLPRRGSPDAIVVVRDADGKLRDLGWVPEADTEVIPVAANTDEGRSVIRHSTAHVLAQAVQDIFPQAKLGIGPPITDGFYYDFDVAEPFTPEDLTKLEKRMRQIIKDGQPFDRRVYASKDEARRELANEPYKLELVDDKSGDPDVMEVGGDELTAYDNLNPRTRERVWGDLCRGPHIPTTKHIPAFKLTRSSAAYWRGDQSNASLQRIYGTAWESQEALDKHLELIEEAQRRDHRKLGVELDLFSFPDEIGSGLAVFHPKGGVVRRELEEYSRRKHIEAGYEFVNTPHITKEQLYITSGHLEWYADGMYPPMHLDAEFNADGTVRKPGQNYYLKPMNCPMHHLIYRSRGRSYRELPLRLFEFGSVYRYEKSGVVHGLTRVRGMTQDDAHIYCTRDQMRDELTSLLRFVLDLLADYGLNDFYLELSTKDPEKYSGSDEMWDEATEVLREVAEASRLHFVPDPGGAAFYGPKISVQVKDALGRSWQMSTIQLDFNMPDRFELEYTAADGTRQRPVLIHRALFGSIERFFGILTEHYAGAFPAWLAPVQVVGIPVADDHAAYLEDVAAQLRSRGVRVEVDTSDDRMAKKIVNHTQQRVPFMLLAGDRDVEAGAVSFRFGDRTQINGVPVEAAVDTIVKWIADRENAAPTVELVKVAGGE, from the coding sequence ATGAGCGTCCCCGCCCACCCCGCCGCCGGAGCCGACGGCGGCGACCCGCAGCACCCGGCTGCGCCGGGCTTGCGATCGCCGCAAGCCCCGATCCGGGTTCCTGCCGGGACTACCGCGGCCGCCGCGGTGGGCGAGGCGGGCCTGCCGAGGCGGGGTTCGCCCGACGCGATCGTGGTGGTCCGCGACGCCGACGGCAAGCTGCGCGATCTCGGCTGGGTGCCCGAGGCCGACACCGAGGTGATCCCGGTCGCCGCCAACACCGACGAGGGTCGCAGCGTCATCCGGCATTCGACGGCGCACGTGCTGGCCCAGGCCGTCCAAGACATATTCCCGCAGGCCAAATTGGGCATCGGGCCGCCGATCACCGACGGGTTCTACTACGACTTCGACGTGGCGGAGCCGTTCACGCCCGAGGACTTGACCAAGCTGGAAAAGCGGATGCGCCAGATCATCAAGGACGGGCAGCCGTTCGACCGGCGGGTCTATGCGTCGAAAGACGAAGCGCGCCGGGAATTGGCCAACGAGCCCTACAAGCTCGAACTCGTCGACGACAAGTCCGGCGACCCCGACGTCATGGAAGTCGGCGGCGACGAGCTCACCGCATATGACAACCTCAATCCTCGTACTAGAGAACGTGTTTGGGGTGACCTGTGCCGCGGGCCGCACATCCCGACCACCAAGCACATCCCGGCGTTCAAACTGACTCGGAGTTCGGCCGCCTACTGGCGCGGCGACCAGAGTAACGCCAGCCTGCAACGGATCTACGGCACCGCCTGGGAGTCGCAGGAGGCGCTCGACAAGCATCTCGAGTTGATCGAGGAGGCCCAGCGCCGCGACCATCGCAAGCTGGGCGTGGAGCTGGACCTGTTCAGCTTCCCCGACGAAATCGGTTCCGGCCTGGCGGTTTTCCACCCCAAGGGCGGCGTGGTGCGCAGGGAGCTGGAGGAGTACTCGCGGCGCAAGCACATCGAGGCCGGATACGAGTTCGTCAATACCCCGCACATCACCAAGGAGCAGCTGTACATCACGTCGGGTCACCTCGAGTGGTACGCCGACGGCATGTACCCGCCGATGCATCTCGACGCGGAGTTCAACGCGGACGGGACGGTGCGCAAACCGGGGCAGAACTATTACCTCAAGCCGATGAATTGCCCGATGCACCACCTGATCTATCGGTCCCGCGGTCGCTCGTACCGCGAGCTTCCGTTGCGGCTCTTCGAGTTTGGCAGCGTCTACCGCTACGAAAAGTCGGGTGTGGTGCACGGGCTGACCCGGGTGCGCGGCATGACTCAGGACGACGCCCACATCTACTGCACGCGAGACCAGATGCGCGACGAGTTGACCTCGCTGTTGCGCTTCGTGCTCGATCTGCTGGCCGACTACGGGCTCAACGACTTCTATCTGGAGCTGTCCACCAAGGACCCGGAAAAGTACTCCGGCTCCGACGAAATGTGGGACGAGGCCACCGAAGTCCTGCGGGAAGTCGCCGAGGCATCCCGATTGCATTTCGTGCCCGATCCAGGTGGCGCCGCGTTCTACGGCCCCAAGATCTCGGTGCAGGTCAAGGATGCGTTGGGCCGTAGCTGGCAGATGTCGACGATCCAGCTCGACTTCAACATGCCGGACCGATTCGAGCTGGAATACACCGCCGCCGACGGCACCCGGCAGCGGCCGGTGCTGATCCACCGTGCGCTGTTCGGGTCGATCGAGCGGTTCTTCGGCATTCTGACCGAGCACTATGCCGGGGCTTTCCCGGCGTGGCTGGCGCCCGTTCAGGTGGTCGGAATTCCGGTCGCCGACGATCACGCGGCTTACCTGGAAGACGTTGCCGCGCAACTGAGGTCGCGGGGCGTCCGGGTGGAAGTGGACACCAGCGACGACCGGATGGCAAAGAAGATCGTGAACCACACCCAGCAGCGCGTCCCGTTCATGTTGCTGGCCGGTGACCGCGACGTCGAGGCCGGGGCGGTCAGCTTCCGGTTCGGCGACCGCACTCAGATCAACGGCGTGCCCGTCGAGGCCGCGGTCGATACCATCGTGAAGTGGATCGCGGACCGCGAGAATGCTGCTCCCACAGTAGAACTGGTGAAGGTAGCCGGCGGTGAGTGA
- a CDS encoding HIT family protein, whose product MSEQDGGDRGDDAILDRGVGERDHLQRLWTPYRMTYLAEAPTKRDNGKTDQPFTDIPQLPDEDGLVVARGELVYAVLNLYPYNPGHLMVVPYRRLSEIEDLTDAESAELMAFIQKAIRVIKNVSRPHGFNVGLNLGTSAGGSLAEHLHVHVVPRWGGDANFITIVGGAKVIPQLLRDTRQLLATEWAKQS is encoded by the coding sequence GTGAGTGAGCAGGACGGCGGCGATCGCGGTGACGACGCCATTCTCGACAGAGGCGTCGGTGAGCGAGACCACCTGCAGCGGCTGTGGACGCCGTACCGGATGACCTATCTGGCCGAAGCGCCAACGAAACGCGACAACGGCAAGACCGATCAGCCGTTCACCGACATTCCGCAACTGCCCGACGAGGACGGTCTGGTGGTCGCTCGCGGTGAGCTCGTCTACGCCGTGCTCAACCTCTACCCGTACAACCCCGGACACTTGATGGTGGTGCCGTATCGGCGGCTTTCGGAAATCGAGGACCTGACCGACGCGGAAAGCGCGGAGCTAATGGCCTTCATCCAGAAGGCGATTCGCGTGATCAAGAACGTATCGCGGCCGCACGGCTTCAACGTCGGCCTCAATTTGGGAACATCGGCGGGCGGGTCGCTGGCCGAACACCTGCATGTGCATGTGGTGCCGCGCTGGGGCGGTGACGCGAACTTCATCACGATCGTCGGCGGTGCGAAGGTGATCCCGCAGTTGCTGCGCGACACTCGTCAGCTGCTGGCCACCGAGTGGGCGAAACAGTCGTGA
- the pgsA gene encoding phosphatidylinositol phosphate synthase codes for MSKAPFLSRAAFARLTTPTARAALRLGLTPDAVTVLGTVASVAGALTLFPIGKLFAGACVVWFFAVFDMLDGAMARERGGGTRFGAVLDASCDRISDGAVFGGLLWWIVFGLHDKPLAAATLICLVTSQVISYIKARAEASGLRGDGGIIERPERLIIVLGGAGVSDFPFVAWPPALPVAMWVLAAASVVTCVQRLHRVRTSPGAAEPLPPHPGSREAGTP; via the coding sequence GTGAGCAAGGCGCCCTTCCTGTCCCGGGCCGCGTTCGCCCGGCTCACCACTCCCACGGCCAGGGCGGCGCTGCGACTCGGTCTCACCCCGGACGCGGTCACCGTCCTGGGCACCGTTGCGTCGGTGGCGGGGGCGCTGACGCTCTTCCCGATCGGCAAGCTGTTCGCCGGTGCGTGTGTGGTCTGGTTCTTCGCGGTGTTCGACATGCTCGACGGGGCGATGGCCCGGGAACGGGGCGGTGGTACCCGCTTCGGTGCGGTGCTGGACGCATCGTGCGACCGCATCAGCGACGGTGCGGTGTTCGGCGGGCTGCTGTGGTGGATTGTCTTTGGCCTGCATGACAAACCGCTGGCGGCAGCGACGTTGATCTGCCTGGTCACCTCCCAGGTGATCTCCTATATCAAGGCCCGGGCCGAAGCCAGCGGGCTGCGCGGCGACGGCGGCATCATCGAACGGCCCGAGCGGCTGATCATCGTGCTGGGTGGCGCCGGTGTGTCGGACTTTCCGTTCGTCGCCTGGCCGCCGGCGCTGCCGGTGGCGATGTGGGTGCTGGCGGCGGCCAGCGTGGTCACCTGCGTGCAGCGGTTGCACAGGGTGCGGACCTCGCCCGGCGCGGCGGAACCGCTGCCGCCCCATCCGGGAAGCCGCGAAGCGGGCACGCCGTGA
- a CDS encoding phosphatidylinositol mannoside acyltransferase yields the protein MISTPAGLKALTAPRDLLTRTASDWAYAAGWMAVRTVPEFAARNVFDAGARYAARNGGPDQLRKNLARVVGVSPAQVPDTLMRASLASYGRYWREAFRLPTMDHRVLARQIDETFRGADNIDAALAAGRGVVLALPHSGNWDMAGVWLAQTRGTFTTVAERLKPESLYRRFIEYRESLGFEVLPLSGGDRPPFEVLCERLRANRVVCLMAERDLTRTGVEVDFFGEPTRMPAGPAKLAIETGAALCAAHCWNEPDGWPVSISLPLDCSSGDVKTVTQLLADHFTQNIAAHPEDWHMLQPQWLADLSDDRRAWLKEA from the coding sequence GTGATCTCCACTCCAGCCGGCCTGAAGGCTCTCACGGCACCACGCGACCTGTTGACCAGGACCGCCAGCGACTGGGCGTACGCCGCCGGCTGGATGGCGGTGCGAACGGTGCCGGAGTTCGCCGCGCGCAACGTATTCGACGCCGGAGCCCGCTACGCGGCCCGCAATGGCGGCCCCGACCAGCTGCGCAAGAACTTGGCCCGAGTCGTCGGTGTATCGCCGGCGCAGGTGCCGGACACGCTGATGCGAGCCTCGCTGGCGTCCTATGGCCGCTACTGGCGCGAGGCTTTTCGGCTGCCGACGATGGACCACCGGGTGCTGGCGCGTCAGATCGACGAGACGTTCCGGGGGGCCGACAACATCGACGCGGCCTTGGCCGCCGGCCGGGGAGTTGTGCTCGCGCTTCCGCACAGCGGCAACTGGGACATGGCCGGGGTGTGGCTGGCGCAGACCCGGGGCACCTTCACCACCGTCGCGGAACGACTCAAACCCGAGTCGCTGTACCGGCGTTTCATCGAGTACCGGGAAAGCCTCGGCTTCGAGGTGCTGCCGCTGTCCGGCGGCGACCGGCCACCCTTCGAGGTGTTGTGCGAACGGCTGCGGGCCAACCGGGTGGTGTGCCTGATGGCCGAACGCGATCTCACCCGCACCGGTGTCGAAGTCGATTTCTTCGGTGAACCCACCCGGATGCCGGCCGGGCCGGCGAAGCTCGCGATCGAAACCGGGGCGGCGCTGTGCGCGGCGCATTGCTGGAACGAGCCAGACGGCTGGCCCGTCTCTATATCCCTCCCGCTGGATTGTTCCAGCGGCGACGTCAAGACCGTCACCCAGTTGCTGGCCGATCATTTCACCCAGAACATCGCCGCCCACCCCGAAGATTGGCACATGTTGCAGCCGCAGTGGCTGGCCGACCTCTCCGATGACAGACGCGCCTGGCTGAAGGAAGCCTGA
- a CDS encoding glycosyltransferase family 4 protein codes for MRIGMVCPYSFDVPGGVQSHVLQLAEVLRARGHEVSVLAPASPDVSLPEYVVSAGKAFPIPYNGSVARLQFSPAVHGRVRRWLADGDFDVLHLHEPNAPSLSMWALRIAEGPIVATFHTSTTKSLTLSVFQGLLRPWHEKIVGRIAVSDVARRWQMEALGTDAVEIPNGVDVDALSSAPPLDGYPRPGKTVLFLGRYDEPRKGMAVLLEALPRVVERFGDLQVLIVGPGDEDELRTQAGEMARYLRFLGLVDDAGKASAMRSADVYCAPNIGGESFGIVLVEAMAVGTPVLASDLDAFRRVLRDGAVGRLVPVGDAAGLADGLVEMLEDDALRARYVAAGSEEVTRYDWSVVASQIMRVYETVAGSGIKVQVAS; via the coding sequence ATGCGAATCGGGATGGTCTGTCCGTACTCGTTCGACGTGCCGGGCGGGGTGCAGTCGCATGTCCTGCAGCTGGCCGAGGTGTTGCGCGCCCGGGGCCATGAGGTCAGCGTGCTGGCACCGGCGTCGCCCGACGTCTCGCTGCCCGAGTACGTCGTCTCCGCCGGCAAGGCCTTTCCGATTCCCTACAACGGTTCGGTGGCGCGGCTGCAATTCAGCCCCGCGGTACACGGCCGGGTCCGGCGTTGGCTCGCGGACGGCGATTTCGACGTGCTGCACTTGCACGAACCGAACGCCCCCAGCCTGTCGATGTGGGCCTTGCGGATCGCCGAGGGCCCGATCGTGGCCACCTTTCACACCTCGACCACCAAATCGCTGACGCTGTCGGTCTTTCAGGGCTTGTTGCGGCCGTGGCACGAGAAGATCGTCGGGCGCATCGCGGTCTCCGACGTGGCCCGGCGCTGGCAGATGGAGGCGCTGGGGACCGACGCGGTCGAGATTCCCAACGGGGTCGACGTCGATGCGCTGTCCTCGGCACCGCCGCTGGACGGGTACCCGCGGCCGGGCAAGACGGTGCTGTTCTTGGGCCGCTACGACGAACCCCGTAAGGGGATGGCGGTGCTACTCGAGGCGCTGCCGCGGGTAGTGGAACGCTTCGGCGATCTGCAGGTGCTGATCGTCGGGCCCGGTGACGAGGACGAATTGCGTACGCAGGCAGGCGAAATGGCGCGCTACCTCCGTTTTCTCGGCCTGGTCGACGACGCCGGGAAGGCGTCCGCGATGCGCAGTGCCGACGTCTACTGCGCGCCCAACATCGGCGGCGAGAGTTTCGGCATCGTCCTGGTGGAGGCGATGGCCGTCGGCACGCCGGTGCTGGCCAGCGACCTGGATGCCTTCCGCCGCGTGCTGCGCGACGGTGCGGTCGGGCGTCTGGTGCCGGTCGGCGATGCCGCCGGGCTGGCCGACGGGCTTGTCGAGATGCTGGAAGACGACGCGCTGCGCGCGCGTTACGTGGCCGCCGGTTCCGAAGAGGTCACCCGCTACGACTGGTCGGTGGTGGCCAGCCAGATCATGCGGGTGTACGAGACGGTCGCCGGGTCGGGAATCAAGGTTCAGGTGGCCAGCTGA
- a CDS encoding NUDIX hydrolase, translating to MTWLLAVIVAALIVLALIGVWAIQTANRLDRLNVRYDLSWQALDGALARRAVVARAVAIDAYGGAAEGRRLSALAGAAERAPRHARENAENELSAALARVDPAALPAGLIAELADAEARVLLARRFHNDAVRDTLALAERRPVRALRLGGTAVPPSYFEIVEGPHALAYTGHRVPKHRTSARVVLLDETGAVLLLCGSDPAIGDASAPRWWFTVGGEVRPGERLAAAAARELAEETGLQVASADMVGPIWRRDEVFEFNGALIDSEEFFFVRRAQRFEPTCTGRTELERRYIHTHRWCDADDIAELVAAGQTVYPRQLSELLADAIAVADNDAPGRLPQLQSIR from the coding sequence ATGACCTGGCTGCTCGCGGTCATCGTCGCGGCGCTCATCGTGCTGGCGCTGATCGGCGTCTGGGCCATCCAGACGGCCAACCGGCTGGACCGGCTGAACGTCCGTTACGACCTGTCCTGGCAGGCCCTCGACGGTGCGCTGGCACGGCGTGCGGTAGTGGCGCGCGCCGTCGCGATCGACGCGTACGGCGGCGCCGCGGAGGGCCGGCGGCTCTCCGCGCTCGCCGGTGCCGCCGAGCGGGCGCCCCGTCACGCGCGGGAGAACGCCGAGAACGAGCTGTCGGCGGCGCTGGCGAGGGTCGACCCGGCGGCGCTGCCGGCCGGCCTCATCGCCGAGTTGGCCGACGCCGAAGCACGGGTGCTGCTGGCCCGCCGGTTCCACAACGACGCGGTTCGCGACACCCTCGCGCTGGCCGAGCGGCGTCCGGTGCGTGCCCTTCGGCTCGGCGGAACAGCCGTGCCGCCAAGCTATTTCGAGATCGTCGAGGGCCCGCACGCGCTGGCGTACACGGGCCACCGGGTGCCCAAACACCGCACCTCGGCGCGGGTGGTGTTGCTTGACGAGACCGGCGCGGTCCTGTTGCTGTGCGGCTCGGATCCAGCGATCGGCGACGCGTCGGCACCCCGGTGGTGGTTCACGGTGGGCGGCGAGGTACGTCCGGGCGAGCGCTTGGCCGCGGCGGCCGCGCGAGAGTTGGCCGAAGAGACCGGTTTACAGGTCGCGTCGGCCGACATGGTCGGACCGATCTGGCGGCGCGACGAGGTCTTCGAATTCAACGGCGCGCTGATCGACAGCGAGGAGTTCTTCTTCGTGCGCCGCGCGCAACGCTTCGAGCCGACCTGCACGGGCCGCACCGAACTGGAACGCCGCTACATCCACACCCACCGCTGGTGCGACGCCGACGACATCGCCGAATTGGTCGCCGCGGGTCAGACCGTATACCCGCGTCAGCTTTCCGAACTGCTTGCCGATGCGATCGCGGTGGCCGACAACGATGCACCGGGTCGGCTGCCCCAGCTGCAGTCCATTCGGTGA
- a CDS encoding PE family protein: MPYVITDPDAMATAASELQGIGAALEATNAAAAAPTTGVLPPATDSVSVRTAAFLGAQAAQYQALSEQAELFHNQFVQTLITAQNAYAETELSNATAMQSASGNKIALIMGGTGNPTPDLNYMTSIEQAYLAQTYPGYTLVSLHTPEQFWPVTGINDLTFGRSVYQGLATLNNAILTQTTVGNRVVVVGYSQSATIASLEMRYLQALPAALRPSSDLLNFVLLANPNNPMGGILTHFIPGFGTFRFATPLLTQYATSIFTLQYDAIADFPLHPLWLPSDLNALFGFLDLHSTVPYLSAAQVASAIQTQMGNLSIYFMPTAQLPLLDPLRMFLPILGNPLADLLQPFLKPIVDMGYAPGLLPAFNPLSVAGYVSQGATAGIANPLVASLPPLVSNGVASGF; encoded by the coding sequence ATGCCGTACGTGATCACCGACCCTGACGCCATGGCGACGGCCGCCAGCGAACTGCAGGGGATCGGTGCGGCACTCGAAGCGACGAACGCGGCCGCGGCGGCCCCGACGACCGGAGTGCTGCCACCGGCCACGGATTCGGTCTCGGTGCGCACGGCCGCGTTCCTGGGTGCCCAGGCCGCGCAGTATCAGGCCCTGAGCGAGCAGGCGGAACTGTTCCACAACCAGTTCGTGCAAACCCTGATCACCGCGCAGAACGCCTACGCCGAAACCGAGCTGTCCAACGCGACCGCCATGCAGTCGGCATCGGGCAACAAGATCGCGCTGATCATGGGCGGCACCGGGAACCCGACACCGGACCTCAACTACATGACGTCCATCGAACAGGCGTATCTCGCCCAGACTTATCCCGGCTACACGCTGGTGAGTCTGCACACGCCGGAACAGTTTTGGCCGGTCACCGGCATCAACGACCTGACCTTCGGCAGGTCGGTCTACCAAGGTCTGGCAACGCTGAACAACGCGATCCTGACGCAGACCACCGTCGGCAATCGTGTTGTCGTCGTGGGGTATTCGCAGAGCGCCACGATCGCCAGCCTGGAAATGCGCTACCTGCAAGCCCTGCCGGCCGCCCTGCGGCCGAGTTCGGACCTGCTGAACTTCGTGTTGCTGGCCAATCCGAATAATCCGATGGGCGGCATCCTGACGCACTTCATCCCGGGCTTCGGTACGTTCCGCTTCGCAACTCCGTTACTGACGCAATACGCGACCTCGATCTTCACGCTGCAATACGACGCCATCGCCGACTTCCCGCTGCACCCGTTGTGGCTTCCGTCGGACCTCAACGCCCTTTTCGGCTTCCTCGATCTGCACTCCACGGTTCCCTATCTCTCCGCCGCGCAAGTTGCTTCTGCCATCCAAACGCAGATGGGCAACCTGAGCATCTACTTCATGCCCACCGCGCAGTTGCCGCTGCTGGATCCCCTGCGGATGTTCCTGCCCATCCTTGGCAACCCACTGGCCGACCTGCTCCAGCCGTTCCTCAAGCCGATCGTCGACATGGGCTATGCGCCCGGACTGCTGCCGGCCTTCAACCCGCTCAGCGTTGCCGGCTACGTGAGCCAGGGCGCCACGGCCGGGATTGCGAACCCGCTGGTCGCAAGTTTGCCACCGCTGGTCTCCAACGGCGTGGCGAGCGGGTTCTAG
- a CDS encoding PPE family protein: protein MLPDFVLLPPEINSARMYAGPRSGTIRAAAAGWDALAIQLASSASSFQSTVSTLTGGAWQGPASMTMASAAGPYVQWLSATSAKAESVAVQARLSAGAFETAFTATVPPEAVAANRALLATLIATNILGQNTCAIAATEAEYTEMWAQDVAAMTGYDASTTAAQAGWTPFSDPPLTLTGLPTPTYTSFLQQLLDSLFNSLTQQLMNPMTQLQMLSTPAQFAMEPMQMAMGQLMSGANPLLSGAAGVPVMDPFLASAVSPAAGGPAAAQLTGSVVTAGMGRAGSLGALSVPANWAGSVPAAAPTPAVGAVSGAAVSPLSTSPPATSHSPPMNMPGRLMSAATPAVAAQRAGGAPRRVPD, encoded by the coding sequence ATGTTGCCGGATTTCGTACTGTTGCCGCCAGAGATCAATTCCGCGCGGATGTACGCCGGACCGCGCTCGGGGACGATCCGGGCAGCGGCGGCGGGCTGGGACGCGCTGGCCATTCAGTTGGCGTCGTCGGCAAGTTCGTTCCAGTCGACGGTTTCGACGCTGACCGGCGGAGCGTGGCAGGGTCCGGCGTCGATGACGATGGCGTCGGCGGCCGGCCCGTATGTGCAGTGGCTGTCCGCGACGTCGGCAAAAGCAGAGTCGGTGGCCGTCCAGGCTCGGTTATCGGCGGGTGCGTTCGAAACGGCGTTCACCGCCACGGTGCCCCCCGAAGCTGTGGCGGCCAACCGTGCCCTGCTCGCGACGCTGATCGCGACGAACATCTTGGGTCAAAACACCTGTGCGATCGCGGCGACCGAGGCCGAGTACACCGAGATGTGGGCCCAGGATGTGGCGGCCATGACGGGCTATGACGCCAGCACCACGGCGGCCCAGGCCGGATGGACGCCGTTCAGCGACCCGCCGCTGACCCTGACCGGCCTGCCCACCCCGACCTACACCTCCTTCCTTCAGCAGCTGTTGGACTCGCTGTTCAATTCGCTGACCCAGCAGCTGATGAACCCGATGACGCAGCTGCAGATGCTCTCGACGCCCGCGCAGTTCGCGATGGAACCGATGCAAATGGCGATGGGCCAGCTCATGTCCGGCGCGAATCCGTTGCTGAGCGGTGCCGCCGGCGTCCCGGTAATGGATCCCTTCCTGGCGTCGGCGGTCAGTCCGGCTGCGGGCGGTCCGGCCGCGGCGCAGCTCACCGGCAGCGTGGTCACCGCGGGAATGGGCCGGGCCGGTTCCCTCGGCGCGTTGTCCGTGCCGGCGAATTGGGCCGGCTCCGTGCCGGCGGCAGCCCCGACTCCAGCGGTCGGCGCGGTGTCCGGTGCCGCGGTGAGCCCACTGTCGACCAGCCCGCCCGCCACGTCGCACTCGCCCCCGATGAACATGCCCGGGCGATTGATGAGCGCGGCCACGCCAGCGGTCGCCGCGCAGCGCGCGGGTGGGGCACCGCGCCGGGTGCCGGACTAG